gaccctccgacttggtgtggagaggcaatgccactttgtgcggggaaggagacccctcttggtgagaagctccgatagtaaagacggtgccgttggtgacgcttcgagagagacggtggcggtggccttgtcttggtgacttgtcgtcacttagcctttgcttgccggaagccttagTGGCGAACGCAaaacggtgatcaagcgaatagactcggcatcacacttgttcttggtggacaagtggccgtggacgtagggagggacttgttgtcctaaccgaaccacgttaaatcatgtgtcttggtgtcttcacgggagtttgcatattctctcccttacctctttacttatcgtattacgtttccgcatttactctatcttgcgtgcctttactttcctagttagtttgattaggattggctatagcttgcaagtcttttgggataagtagagagtagcatagataaaccttagtcataactagtatgtgtaggacgtgttaggtttatcttatgcaagtagattgagccctaggttagaaagcgaattagcgaccctattcaccccctccccctctagggtcggacaccccggtgatcctaaCACCGGCGGTGGCAATATAAAAAAAGTTAGAAAGGATGTCCGTTGTTTTTGCTTTGAGAAGGTTGTTGACAGTGATACGACAAATTTGAAGGACTTGGTCGATGAGATCACGGATAGTATCCTCCTGGTTATCTTGAAGTAGCATATGTTCAATATTATGATGCAGATTTGAAAACCTTCCCAACCCGTTGTTTGTGCCAGGGGCATTTTCATCTTTTCAGGGGTCACTTAACTAGGAGTTAAATTGAGATCTAGAGGGGACTGAAAACAAAAAGATGGTCATAGAAGGGAGTTTCAACTTTCCAGAGCCATAGACAGGACTACCATTTGCTTCAGGCCTATAGAAGGAATTTTCTCGAAAATTTAACACCATTTCATTTGTTGCTCTCACTGGTTCATCTTCCATGCTGAATTCATGGTTGGGCTGGCTGTTCATCTGCTCGGCTTTCCTGCGATTTGGAACCCCAAATTACCAGTCAAATTAATCGATCCCTTTGTTAAACTACTAGCAGGGTGATCCATTATCTTTCAAATGTACTTTGCTATACGGTGCAGAGTTGTCATCCAAATGAGAGGTTTCATGTCAATTCTTCCATGGCGTCAATTTAGCGTTGCACTTTAATTTTGCGCGTTTGCAATAAAAATGTGATCCATATGCTTGCTCTATGTTCATACTTTATCACTCGAGTCCAATCCCCCTCCTATTTTGTTTTCTGGCGCCACCACTAACATGCATGGAAATAATAGAAGAAATCAATATAAGACcatacaaaaaacaaaaaaaaattgaacaccATATATATTCCTTATTACATGGTAATACACCTCCCTTATTCATACATGCAAACACCCGCAAAATTCTTTATTTAGTACCAACTCGATCCCGGGACTACGACAGCAAGAATTAATCGAACATATATGTAAGAACTTCACAAGCAATAATAATCACTACACAGACACCTTATCTCCACTCATGATCTCAGCGGTTTTCTTCCTGATGAGCTCCCACGCGCTTCGCACGTGCCTCTCCTCCTGCAGCGACGACCCCACCGCGAACCGCAGCACAAACTTGCCGCCGATCACCGTGTGCGCAATGTACGCCTTCCCGGTCCTGTTCAACCCCTCCATGAGCTCACGGTTGGCCCTCTCCGCGTCCTCCTCCGTCATGCCGCCGTGCGGCTTGATCCTGAAGCACACGAGCGCGAAGTTCCTCGGCACGACCACCTCGAACCGGTCATCGGTGCGAACAGCGTCCTCGAACATCTTGGCCATGGCGACATCGCTGCGGATGTGCTCCTGGAGCCTGGCGGCGCCGTAGGTGCGCATGACCATCCAGAGCTTGAGCCCCCGGAAGCGGCGGCCGACGCCGACCTGCATGTCCTTGAGGTCGGTGACGGTGCCGGAGTCGCTGGCGTCGTTCTTGAGGTACTCCGGGTTGGTCTCCAGGGACCCGGTGAGCCGGTGCGCGTCCCGCACCCACAGGCAGGTGCAGTCCAGGCACGTCATGAGCCACTTGTGCGGGCTCATGCTGATGGAGTCCACGcgctcgacgccggcgaggtggtGCCGGAACTCCGGGCAGATGCACGCGCTGCCGGCGTAGGCGGCGTCGACGTGCACCCACGCGTTGAACGCGGCAGCGacgtcggcgacggcgccgacCGGGTCGACGGcattggaggaggtggtgccgaCCGTGGCGCAGATGTAGGTCGGCACGAGGCCGGCGTCCACGTCAGCCTGCATGACCTCGAGCAGCTTGGCTGGGTCGACGGCGAAGTCCGTCTCCGGGCCGGTGGGGACCGACCGGATGTTGGCCGGGTCGAAGCCGGCGAGGCGGCACGCCTTGAAGAAGGTGGAGTGGGTCTGGTCGGCGGCATACACGGTGAGCCTGGTGATCCCGGCCACGCCGTCGGAGCCGATCCGGCGCagggcggcgtcgcgggcggcGACGAGCGTGACGAGCATGGCCTCGCTGGTGGTGCCGAggatgacgccgccgccggtgccccggccgccgctggtGCGGTTCATGATAAAGCTGTCGGGCAGGCGCAGGAGCTGCGCGAGCCAGTCGAGCGCGAGGACCTCCATCTCGGTGGCCGCGGGGTTCGCCTGCCAGGTGAAGCCGACGGTGTTCATCGCGGAGGCGATGAGCTCCCCGGCGATGGCCGCGGCGCTGTTGGTCGCCGGGAAGAAGGCGAAGAAGTTGGGGCTGGCCCAGTGGGTCATCCCCGGCACCACGGCCTCGCGGAGCTCCTTCATCGCGATGTcgaacggcgcggcggcgctgggcggcgcGGACTGCAGCAGCCGGCTCAGGTAGCCCGGCTCGACGCCGGGGAGCACGGGCATGGACTCGACGGACTTGTAGTAGTCGTAGATGAAGTCGACGGACTTGTGGAGGTAGGAGCGGACGTCGTCGGCGTTGAGCGGCTGGAAGCCCTCGGCATCGGCGGCGAACGCGTCGAAGGAGGCAGGGTTGCTGTCAAGGCTTCCCATGGCTGGTAGATGATGATGGCCTAGGTAGCTAGAAGGGGAGCTTCACCGATCGAGAGCTTTGTATGCAACAGGAGGCTGTTGCCTAGCAAGCTAGCTCGAGTGAAGGGAGAATCGGAAGCTCGAAGGTGATGGTGTGATGGGACTCGTTGGGGGGTTTATATAGGAGTAGCGAGTAGAATGGATCCAAGCCGTGAGGATGATTGGGAAGCGGCGTGGCGATCGAGATGCTAGCATCATCGATGGATCCGGTTGCGATACACGGTGAGCCGCGTGATCGAGATGCTTGGTTGGCATCCCTAGTTTTTACACAAGTGGAAGAACCGATCCATAGGTTGACTGAGATCATGATGCAGCATGCATGATCTGTCATTAATGTGCCCTTGTTTTCAATAACCCATatcatatgcatgcatgtagcATATACTAGTGTCAAGTGCTTAATTTATATATAGTATTATCATCGAGTTGCAATTGTTGCATGTGTATGCCTGTCATTGTATGTAATCACGTCCCTGCACTGCTAGGCAAGCACAGATGCACTTTGgtccgaaaacatggatgagTTGTTCTCTAGAAGCTATTAAACTCCTACTATCTACTATTATACAGGTACAACTTGATATGTATGGTAATGTCAGAGGTTGCATATTGATCAGATCAGATCTGTCAACAATATGCGCAGTAATAATAAGGCCTCAACGGCTATGACCTGATAACCAACTAGTATATCATATTTGTCTATAGTTAGCATCAATGGTGAACATCTAGGTCGTTTAAGAATTCCCTCTTGTCAAACTTATGGATTTGACAATCGATAGAGATGAAAGATATGGTTACTGTTGATAGATTTAACGTGATAAGTAATTCATCATGTGTaattatgtttatataaaaCTATAGAGCTTCATTGAAACTGCTAATCAATGTGCAATACCGTAGACCATCCTGACGACGATGTCTGTAACACTACAAAAAACGATTTGGAGCAAAACCTAGATTTTTTTCAGGAGCGGATCAAAATGTAACCTATTGCTACAAATAGAGCGAGGCTACTGTAGCAGACGACCCGTCCCAGGTAAAGCATTATCAGGGCGGGTCACCACTGCACGTAATCCTAAAATGGTGCCCATGACCCACCCCTAAATATAGCATTCGTACCATTTTCAGAGGCGGGGGTTGGGGGTGGGGGATTTGAACCACCCCTACGAATGGCATTTTCAGGGTGGGTAACCCCGCCCCTCCCCCACCTATCCCTAAAAATGCCCGATAAAAGTAGAAGctcactcttcttcctccctgtgACAAGCTATTGTTTGCTCGGGCGAGGTGTTCTCCGAAAAtccaaaaagataaaaaaaagggAGGGAAGGTTTTAAACTTGATTTCCTTTGAGTCGAGGGCTCTAGGAGGTAAGTTGATGCTAATCCCATGTGTTTTCTAAGCCTTTTTGTTAGTTCTAAGGCTCAAATTTGCCTCTAACTAGATCTAGATCTCTATGTGTGGATTTGCCATTTGGGGCTCCATTTTTCTTAAACTTTTGGATGTACTTGTGCTATTTTCGTAGGAGACACTACAAGAAATCCTTAGCTTTTTGATGTAAAATCCATTTATGACGCTGGCTTTATGACGTTAATTATGACATAGTTATGTGAATTATGACACTAGTTATGTGAATTATGACATTAGTTATGTGAATTATGACATCAATTACATGTATGATGACAAAAATGCACAAACTTATGTCATAATTCACGTTTTCTGACATAAACTTGTGTCATAATTCACATAACTATGTCATAATTAATGTCATAAAGCTAGCGTCACAAATGTATTTTACGTCAAAAAGCCAAGGATTTGTTGTAGTGAGAACAAGATTATGAAATCATTTAGGCTCAATCTACATGTTTTAGCCTCATTCCCAAGGAATTAATTTTCTAGATCCATAGAGGAGAGAggaagattttttttctatatttacaAAAATACATGATAGTTTTCCCCATTATTTAGTGGTAAAATAATAGGTtagattttgattttttagttAGTACATGTCAAATTGACTTTTTCCAATATCTATGCATATATAGAAGTATATCATTATGGCTATTTGACGCTCCatttttcacaaaattttgGATGAAATTATGTTATTTTAGTAGGAGAACAAGATTATGTAATAGTTTGCACTCAATCTATAAGTTTAAGCCTGATTCCCATGTAACTAATTTTCTAGATCCATGGAGGATAGGGAGGAagaatttattttttctatatttacAGAAACGCATGATAGATTTTTATTCCCAAGATTTAGTTAGTGGTACAATAATAGGAtgggttttgatttttttagtaCATGTTAAATTATTCATAATTTATTTACCAAATTACTGAAGAGATTGTTTAAGACATTTAAATTATTTGTTTCTGCTCAGAGATGGATATgacatggatgtacaatgcaTGAACGACGGACGCCTATTTCTATGAAGAACTTAATAAATTCATTCAAGTTGCGGAGAACCACACCAGAAACAAGAATACACGGAGGATACATTGCCCTTGCAATGCAAAATATGCAAGAATTTAAGAATATTCAGCGACCCAACTACAATCATATTGCATATGTTGGTGGGTGGTTTTGTTGAGGACTACATGATCTTGAAGTATCTTGGCAAGACGATTGCTCCCCCTCCGACGAATAATCCGATGGATAAAATCATACAAGATGAGCAATTCGACAGAATGTTTGATGCTTATGATGATTTTGATGGTGATCGCTGCGATGATGAAGGTGTTGGTGGATTCCATGATGATGGTATCAATGAGGGGCCCGTCGATGGTGATAGTACTGATGATGAACTTGACGATGGTGATTTTCTGAGCCAATTGTTGCACCACACCAAAGCTGAGGTATTAGTTGGTAGTGCCAAGGGGTTAGCAAAttttgagatggtgaaaaaattAGCAGAGGATAATGTATATGAGCGATCAAGGGATGTCTGAAACACTGCATCGTGCTTCGTTTCATTCTTGAGTTGTTGACTCCGAAGACTAAGCAAAGTTGGTCAGACGATAGTTTGATCTGCTGCATATCTTGGCTTGGTTGTGTCCAAAGCCAAATAAAGTGACAGCCATCACATATCGACCACTGAGGATTGCCAGCCTGTTCACGATGGGTGTGAAAAGAATTCATGCATGTGATAGTACATGTTTGGTTGGCATCGCTAGTTTTTACACAAGTGGAAACGCTCGATTGGTTGACCAAGACACGATGCAGCATGATCTGTCATTAATGTGGCCCTTGTTTTCAATAACCCATATCATGCATGTAGCATATACTAGTGTCGAGTGCTGGTAGTGTATCATCCTGTCTGCCTGTCATTGTATTCATGCCCCTGCACTGCTGCTAAGCAAGCATAGATTGCACTTTGGTCCGACATGGATGAGTACAACTTGATATGTATGGTAATATCAGAGATTGCATATtgatcagatcagatcagagATCTGTCACCAATATGTGCAGTAATAAGTCCTCAACGGCTGTGGCTTGTTGGTAACCAAAACTCGTATGTCATATGTGTCTATAGTTAGTGGTAATCAAGTAGATCTGTCACATAGCATCAAGCCATCGACGATGAAGATAGGTCATTTAAGAATTCCCTGTTGACAAACTTATGCATTTGACAATCGATAGATGAAAGATATGGTTAGTGTTGATGGATTTAATGCGAAGAGTAATTTCAtcatgtttatataaaaatatatatagctTCATTGAAAGTGCTTCAACGTGTAACACCGTAGACTGACCATCCTGATCGATGCCGATGTCCCTAATGCATGGCTCGTACTCTTAATTAGATCGACGTACTATTGGCCGCTCGTAAAACTTGTAGGCATCCACTTGAGGATTTTTAAGAGGCTTATTAGTTAGCATAGTACTTGCAGGATGCTTGCAGACTAGCTACAACTAGCTAAGCATTTACTGGTTAGAAATTAAACTGGAAATACGGGTTGCACGTGTTGCCTCCATGTAAGAACGTGTAGGAAGCATTGACCGCACAAATAAGTTGGAGTTAGATATAGAACAATGCAACTTGCTAACAGCAGACAACATGTAGAAAGAATAATTTTATTATTACATATATGCTATAAAGAAACAAAAGGTTTGTACTTACAGCTTGTTATTAAACCAGAGAGTTCGTTTTCTGTTTCCTTCGTCACAGGACGGAATTATATAGATTTATACAGTTTTTGGTACTGTGTGAATCAGAGCGAGGGGTGTCAGCGCACGCACACACCACACTACCAGACGCACTTAGGGAGACTTGAGCACAGAGATGAGTTTTGCCACGCTCAGAGAACTTATTTTTGTCatctgttttgtttttttagtcAACTGAAGCATCTATCCACATGATCTCAGCCAACCTAAGTGCATGTGAAACACCGCGTCTACCAGTACATACGACCTCTCCCTTCAACGAACTTAGATCAATAGCTAgttattcttttttctttcttttttgtttattgAGATGTGCATTAGTTGGTCTTGAAGAAGTGTTCGGTGTTATCTGACCGATgagaggaaagagagagagagagagagagatttgatCTGGAATGTCAAGATGTATATAGAGTAACTGATCGAATCATAATTTAATAAACTCCAACGTGAGAAGCGAATTGATCGAGATCTTGATCCATGAAGGTTAATTGTATTTATACATATACATGGCTGTCAAAAAGGGTTAACTGTCATGCAAATCAAGATCCTCATTTCCCACTATATAAAGTCGACTTGTACACCTGTTGTACCTAATGAAACTTAAGATCATTAGCCATGATGGAATGAGATTACAAATGACGCTCGATGTTTAAAGTAGGTATAACACTGCAATGGTAAAGGTGATAAAACCACATATTATAGTTTTCTATATGTCAAAAAATAATCTTCTCTAACAAATGCATAAAAGATGGTGCTTCAAACTAGAGTTGGAATGATGGAGCAATTAAAAATAGCAGAactgtttattttatttcattctTGCACCTAGACATAATAATACAAACCCTCGCATGTTGCCTGGCAGAAGCATTCCAAAGTCAAAAGCCTTCACCTACCAAGCTAGTATTAAAAAAACTGTTAGCTATCTCTCCATTTCACTATAACAAACTGTGTTTGCCACGTGCAAATAATTTTATAGTTGTTCTCATACAGATTTAAGATATTCTACATTATCTGACAGATTTGGTTTGGACCTACCGATTAAAAGTGCACATCGTCATTGTTCTGTTCGATCTCATGCATGGGAAGCTTATAACCCCTAAAGTTTGTTTGATAATTAACCAGTTGTAATACCACTTTACTGTATTTTTAAAAAAGTTTTAATTTTTGTATTTGTACTCCATCTCTTTTGTTCAAACATTAAGTGTAGTGTGTTGAATTTGCATGAGACGCATTCAATTCAACACCAGCTGCAAGGACCACCAAAGGTGCAACGCAGACAAAACTCATTCCCAGTTCTTGTCTGGAACATGTGTGTGCGCCTACACTGGACAACACCCATCTCTTACATGTAATACGTAATGCAGATGGAGAGGACGCAGGAGAGGCTAGTCAATCTTCACGATATGCTCCTTTAGATCTGTCCAGCTGGCCATGATCACTAGATGCAGGAGAGCTCGTCTTCTTGATCGTGTGGCTGCATGCCAGATCTTGTGGATATACGGACACTGAATGTGGGAGTTTTGAGGTGCAGAAGAGAAGTTGGTGGAGTAAGGGAGGAGAACGTGCAAGCAACCATTAAGTGCACTTTGGAGAGAGCTATTTCTTTTTGAATGAACGGGCACGAGATTGTGCTTATTTCATTAATAAAGCAGATTGGTACACCCGGCTAGCCGGTGGAAAGGAAGAGCATAATTATTCTTGCAAAACTAATCCCGCAAGATCTTTAGCCCCGGCTGCCACCCAGGCTCGAGCTTCCTGTTTAATAGTCGACATGAGGGCGGTCGCCGACGTCTCGTGATGTTTGAAGATTCTACTGTTCCTCTCCTTCCAAATCTTCCAAGTGATTATTAGCACGACGATGATGCTTGCCATCGCCTTGTGTGGATCAATGTGTGGAGTCATGGTGGTGTTGGACCACCACTGGGCAACACTGTTGCTGGACTGCCATTCTTGCAGCCGCAAGGTCGGCTGTGCTGTCCACTCTGCTGTGAGGTTCCAAATCCTCTTCGTGTATCTACCATCCACTAGGAGGTGGTGTGCTGTTTCGGGGGCACAGCGACAAAGGGGGCAAGTCGGAGAAGTGCGGCCAACGTCTTTTTGTAGTCGATCAGACATCCATACACTGTTTTGCGTGATGAGCCAGATGAAGAACTTGCATTtagtgttggaaatatgccctagagacaattatatttccttgtattcatgattaataaagtgttccttgaatattcatggatgacaacttgtattgattaatgcttatgtgaagtatttgtgaaactctttacttgtatgaatacTCTAAAgtattcctagtcggagttcatgtgaggacacacatgaatattagactagcacatgtattagttgattgactacgtttcacaagtcattgGGATGTcgaactaataatgtgggctcatgtgagacatgagattgaactgacccaacaagagatgatgacttctcattacacaatatgtacgctgtgtcctaagacctgagatcgtcgtatgtactcaagatgtgaaccgacatacttaggagccatcaaatgcTGCACCGTAACTAGGTTGTTATAAatgtggctttcgggtc
The genomic region above belongs to Panicum virgatum strain AP13 chromosome 8N, P.virgatum_v5, whole genome shotgun sequence and contains:
- the LOC120684476 gene encoding tryptophan decarboxylase 1-like, with the protein product MGSLDSNPASFDAFAADAEGFQPLNADDVRSYLHKSVDFIYDYYKSVESMPVLPGVEPGYLSRLLQSAPPSAAAPFDIAMKELREAVVPGMTHWASPNFFAFFPATNSAAAIAGELIASAMNTVGFTWQANPAATEMEVLALDWLAQLLRLPDSFIMNRTSGGRGTGGGVILGTTSEAMLVTLVAARDAALRRIGSDGVAGITRLTVYAADQTHSTFFKACRLAGFDPANIRSVPTGPETDFAVDPAKLLEVMQADVDAGLVPTYICATVGTTSSNAVDPVGAVADVAAAFNAWVHVDAAYAGSACICPEFRHHLAGVERVDSISMSPHKWLMTCLDCTCLWVRDAHRLTGSLETNPEYLKNDASDSGTVTDLKDMQVGVGRRFRGLKLWMVMRTYGAARLQEHIRSDVAMAKMFEDAVRTDDRFEVVVPRNFALVCFRIKPHGGMTEEDAERANRELMEGLNRTGKAYIAHTVIGGKFVLRFAVGSSLQEERHVRSAWELIRKKTAEIMSGDKVSV